A window from Bufo bufo chromosome 1, aBufBuf1.1, whole genome shotgun sequence encodes these proteins:
- the LOC120987295 gene encoding histone H4 translates to MSGRGKGGKGLGKGGAKRHRKVLRDNIQGITKPAIRRLARRGGVKRISGLIYEETRGVLKVFLENVIRDAVTYTEHAKRKTVTAMDVVYALKRQGRTLYGFGG, encoded by the coding sequence atgtctggtcgcggtaaaggagggaaagggctcgggaaaggcggcgccaagcggcacaggaaggtgctccgtgataacatccagggcatcaccaagcctgccatccgccgcctagctcgcaggggaggcgtcaagcgcatctccggcctcatctatgaggagactcgcggggtgctgaaagtcttcctggagaacgtcatccgggacgccgtcacctacaccgagcacgccaagaggaagaccgtcaccgccatggacgtggtctacgcgctcaagcgccagggccgcactctctacggcttcgggggttaa
- the LOC120990701 gene encoding histone H2B 1.1 translates to MPEPAKSAPAPKKGSKKAVTKVQKKDGKKRRKSRKESYAIYVYKVLKQVHPDTGISSKAMGIMNSFVNDIFERIAGEASRLAHYNKRSTITSREIQTAVRLLLPGELAKHAVSEGTKAVTKYTSAK, encoded by the coding sequence ATGCCCGAGCCAGCCAAGTCCGCCCCAGCGCCCAAGAAGGGCTCCAAGAAAGCCGTCACCAAGGTTCAGAAGAAGGACGGCAAGAAGCGGAGGAAGAGCAGGAAGGAGAGCTATGCCATCTACGTCTACAAGGTGCTGAAGCAGGTCCACCCCGACACCGGCATCTCCTCCAAGGCCATGGGCATCATGAACTCCTTCGTCAACGACATCTTCGAGCGCATCGCAGGGGAAGCCTCCCGCCTGGCTCACTACAACAAGCGCTCCACCATCACCTCCCGGGAGATCCAGACCGCCGTGCGCCTGCTGCTGCCCGGAGAGCTGGCCAAGCACGCCGTCTCCGAGGGCACCAAGGCCGTCACCAAGTACACCAGCGCCAAGTGA